A genomic segment from Gemmatimonas sp. encodes:
- the add gene encoding adenosine deaminase, translated as MSTVNPAFVEIVQRMPKADLHCHLDGSLRPSTLLELSTERGLALPVATASALGAWMRVDDARNLEDYLARFEVTLATMQDAVALERIAHEFVLDAALDGVRYIEARFCPALSVRGGLSLDDVMHAVLRGLARGEKESGTLARVIVCALRSVPWPHALEMAELAVAYKGKGVVAFDLAGGELGNPASAHALAFDYARAHDLAVTVHAGEGDGPSSIRDALHRCAADRIGHGTRLREDPSLEAYVIDHRITLEVCPTSNVQTRVVPTFGEHPLARYVVMGAVVTINTDNRLMSGVSLTDEYVRCAQHLNFDIDTLAMLAITSFDSSFLPHMEREALRESIAIEVGNILADAEDVTVMV; from the coding sequence GTGAGCACGGTGAATCCGGCGTTTGTCGAGATCGTGCAGCGTATGCCGAAAGCAGACCTGCACTGTCACCTCGACGGGTCGTTGCGTCCGTCTACGCTGCTGGAATTGTCCACGGAGCGTGGGCTCGCGCTGCCCGTCGCAACGGCGTCGGCGCTTGGCGCCTGGATGCGCGTGGATGACGCACGGAATCTCGAGGACTACCTGGCGCGCTTCGAGGTGACGCTCGCTACGATGCAGGATGCCGTCGCCCTCGAGCGCATCGCGCATGAGTTCGTGCTCGACGCGGCACTCGACGGCGTGCGCTATATCGAAGCGCGATTCTGCCCCGCGCTGAGTGTGCGCGGTGGACTGTCGCTGGACGATGTGATGCACGCCGTGCTGCGCGGTCTGGCGCGTGGCGAGAAGGAAAGCGGCACGCTGGCCCGCGTGATCGTCTGTGCGCTGCGCAGCGTCCCGTGGCCGCACGCGCTGGAGATGGCCGAACTGGCCGTGGCGTACAAGGGGAAGGGTGTGGTGGCCTTCGATCTCGCCGGCGGCGAGCTGGGAAACCCGGCCTCAGCGCATGCGTTGGCGTTCGACTATGCCCGCGCGCACGATCTTGCGGTCACCGTGCACGCAGGCGAAGGCGACGGACCCAGCAGCATCCGTGACGCGCTGCATCGCTGTGCGGCCGACCGGATCGGTCACGGCACGCGGTTGCGCGAAGATCCGAGTCTGGAAGCGTACGTGATCGACCATCGCATCACGCTCGAGGTGTGCCCCACCAGCAATGTGCAGACGCGCGTCGTACCCACGTTTGGCGAGCATCCGTTGGCGCGGTATGTGGTGATGGGCGCGGTGGTCACGATCAATACCGACAATCGCCTCATGAGCGGCGTCTCGCTCACCGATGAGTATGTGCGCTGTGCGCAGCACCTCAACTTCGACATCGATACCTTGGCGATGCTGGCCATCACGTCGTTCGACTCGTCGTTCCTGCCGCATATGGAGCGGGAAGCGCTCCGCGAGTCGATCGCGATCGAGGTCGGCAACATCCTCGCCGACGCCGAAGACGTGACGGTGATGGTATGA
- a CDS encoding purine-nucleoside phosphorylase, whose amino-acid sequence MSERAFETQSFASQQRAPGAVAANVAAEYIRKRLGPDAPVPVCGIVLGSGLGGLADRIERAVRIPFSHVPGFPTATVAGHAGQLLVGMLGGRQVIAMAGRFHMYEGHEAALAAFPVRVMHALGARVYLASNAAGGVRRTFNPGDLMVISDHMNLMFRNPLFGAVEPGDERFPDMSDPYDAELRGLLHESARTTGVPLQDGVYCGLLGPTYETPAEVRMLERLGVDAVGMSTVPEVIVARALGMRVAAVSCITNKAAGLSLDKLNHAEVMEAGRAVAGRFEALITEFVGRLP is encoded by the coding sequence ATGAGCGAGCGCGCGTTCGAGACCCAGTCGTTCGCATCGCAGCAGAGGGCGCCGGGCGCGGTGGCAGCGAACGTCGCCGCCGAGTATATCCGGAAGCGACTCGGTCCTGACGCGCCGGTGCCGGTGTGCGGCATTGTGCTCGGGTCGGGGCTGGGCGGGCTGGCCGATCGCATCGAGCGCGCGGTTCGCATTCCGTTTTCGCATGTGCCGGGCTTTCCCACGGCCACCGTGGCCGGCCACGCCGGCCAGCTGTTGGTCGGCATGCTGGGGGGCCGTCAGGTGATCGCGATGGCCGGTCGCTTTCACATGTACGAGGGGCATGAGGCGGCGCTGGCCGCGTTCCCGGTGCGGGTGATGCACGCGCTTGGCGCTCGGGTCTATCTGGCGTCGAACGCGGCCGGCGGCGTACGGCGCACGTTCAATCCGGGTGATCTCATGGTGATCTCCGATCACATGAATCTGATGTTCCGCAATCCGCTGTTCGGCGCCGTCGAACCGGGCGACGAACGCTTCCCCGACATGTCCGACCCGTACGACGCCGAGTTACGAGGGCTGCTGCACGAGTCGGCACGGACCACGGGAGTGCCGCTGCAGGACGGCGTGTATTGCGGGCTGCTGGGCCCCACGTACGAGACCCCGGCGGAAGTGCGGATGTTGGAGCGCCTCGGCGTCGATGCCGTGGGGATGTCGACGGTGCCCGAAGTGATTGTGGCGCGCGCGCTCGGCATGCGTGTGGCGGCCGTGTCGTGCATTACCAACAAAGCGGCCGGACTTTCGCTCGACAAGCTCAATCACGCGGAGGTGATGGAGGCTGGTCGCGCGGTCGCCGGACGCTTTGAAGCGCTCATCACCGAGTTCGTGGGGCGCCTGCCGTAG
- a CDS encoding response regulator transcription factor — protein MQAAPSTERILVVDDEPEIVALVTYHLAKVGYRVATAATGQEALELARRERPSLMVLDLMLPGISGFDVLEQLRTDESTRDIAVLMLTARREEPDRIRGLSLGADDYLTKPFSPAELVLRVGAILRRTGNAAPVNADTLVIGPLHIDRAAMAVKVDAQEVELTPTEFKLLLTLVERRGRVQGRGLLLETVWDAAPDIQTRTVDMHVQRLRTKLGAAGDMIETVRGFGYRFRAAMPRGA, from the coding sequence ATGCAAGCTGCGCCGTCCACTGAACGCATCCTCGTGGTCGATGACGAGCCGGAAATCGTGGCGCTCGTCACGTACCACCTCGCCAAAGTCGGCTATCGCGTCGCGACGGCCGCCACCGGTCAGGAGGCGCTGGAGCTGGCGCGCCGCGAACGGCCGTCGCTGATGGTGCTTGACCTGATGCTCCCCGGCATCTCGGGATTCGACGTGCTCGAGCAACTCCGCACCGATGAGTCCACCCGCGACATCGCTGTGCTCATGCTCACCGCGCGCCGTGAGGAGCCCGATCGCATTCGCGGCCTTTCGCTCGGCGCCGACGACTACCTCACCAAGCCGTTCAGCCCCGCGGAACTCGTGTTGCGCGTCGGCGCGATCCTGCGCCGCACCGGCAATGCGGCGCCCGTGAACGCCGATACGCTGGTGATCGGCCCGCTGCACATCGACCGCGCCGCCATGGCGGTCAAGGTCGACGCGCAGGAAGTCGAACTCACCCCCACCGAGTTCAAACTGTTGCTCACGCTCGTTGAGCGTCGTGGACGCGTGCAGGGACGCGGCCTGCTGCTCGAAACAGTGTGGGACGCCGCCCCCGACATTCAGACGCGTACAGTCGACATGCACGTGCAGCGGCTGCGCACCAAACTCGGCGCCGCCGGCGATATGATCGAAACGGTGCGCGGCTTCGGCTATCGCTTCCGTGCGGCCATGCCGCGCGGCGCGTGA
- the udk gene encoding uridine kinase, whose product MKPLIIGIAGGTGSGKSTVARKVAEALPDASVAFLEMDAYYRDFRHLTLSQLHHVNWDHPDAFDVELLSVHLDALSRGEPVDMPVYEFATHSRSERTRRIAPADVVVIDGILLLADANVRALCDVKVFVDADPDIRLIRRIRRDTAVRGRTLESVIDQYLNTVQPMHLQFVEPSKRYADVIVPRGGSNLVAIEMIVAKIQRRLISRAAARTPLSVPATAEPA is encoded by the coding sequence ATGAAACCGCTCATCATCGGGATCGCCGGCGGCACCGGCTCGGGGAAGTCCACCGTCGCGCGCAAAGTGGCTGAAGCACTGCCCGATGCTTCGGTCGCCTTTCTCGAGATGGACGCGTACTACCGCGACTTCCGGCACCTCACGTTGTCGCAGTTGCATCACGTGAACTGGGATCATCCCGATGCCTTCGATGTGGAGTTGCTTTCCGTGCATCTCGACGCGCTCTCGCGCGGCGAGCCGGTGGACATGCCCGTCTACGAATTCGCGACCCATTCCCGAAGCGAGCGCACGCGACGCATCGCGCCGGCGGACGTTGTCGTCATTGACGGCATTCTGCTGCTGGCCGACGCCAACGTCCGCGCGTTGTGCGATGTGAAAGTGTTCGTCGACGCCGATCCCGACATCCGGCTCATCCGACGCATTCGCCGGGACACGGCGGTGCGCGGACGGACGCTCGAGTCGGTCATCGACCAGTATCTGAACACCGTGCAACCGATGCATCTGCAGTTTGTCGAACCCAGCAAACGCTACGCTGACGTGATCGTCCCGAGAGGCGGCAGCAATCTGGTTGCCATCGAGATGATCGTCGCCAAGATCCAGCGTCGGCTCATTTCGCGCGCCGCTGCGCGAACCCCATTGTCCGTGCCCGCAACGGCCGAACCGGCCTGA
- a CDS encoding 5'-nucleotidase C-terminal domain-containing protein produces the protein MGRLPSLFTAAALTLAAVTPLPAQSGRFDLVIAATTDVHGRLRGWDYYANAADPARSLAGAATIVDSVRAANPGRVLLVEGGDILSGNPLLYVAAKVAPPPVHPVIAAMNVMRYDAAVIGNHEFNYGVPALRAAIAKAAFPFVAANVRDGQGRPFVAPYTLIDRRGVNIAIIGGTTPGSMLWDRDHLREAGLTVTDIVTSVRAAVAEVRKRKADVVVVLLHSGLDGAASYDTVATGLASENVAARVPREIDGINLVVYGHSHAELVDSTINGALLVQPRNWAASVALATLTLEKSKGKWGVVKHRGQSVKVAGHAESPAVLAASAVTHKATVTWVSTPVGRTAVRWRADSARVVDAPITDLINEVMRRESGADLSATAAFSLDASLDTGAVTQAALSRLYPYENTLRAVRITGAQLRAFLEQSALYYRTLAPDGSAPAGGLVDPKIPGFNFDVVSGVDYVIDVSKPAGARITSLTRNGRAVQPTDSFTMALNNYRQSGGGGYAMLATAPVVFQKDIDIRSLIIDDVTKAGTLDPAKYATTNWRLEPAAARALAYREQNRGRAAEAAGGAPTAVPSSAVPPSTAAATPQGRTLRVISMSDFHGALSNRPDDRGRSQGGAVALSAAIEKAQRECTGQCQSVVVDAGDLFSGAPASDWDAGKPTVAVFNRLHVAAGAIGNHEFDFGQDTLRMRLKELKYAVLGANVRGADGRLLPWMRADTVVVRGGVRIGLIGTAGEHTATSTKVRNVRQLKFLDAAPIISERVRALRAGGAQIVVAMAHDGARCDRDKPEVCSGGGLDIVDKLTDMPDVFVMGHSHTNIVLRRRDMPVVQTSSNGRAIAVVDVPLDGEVARAEIRNVYGEDRAGADPVVDSIVTAATRKVQVRMERPVATLAVAFLRRGNQHALGNLVADAARVKGNADFGAWNSGGIRTDLPAGPINFGGVHGISPFGNVLVRIRLRGRDVPLAAERWVWNGRANSHVSGMTIEFDPAKPQGKRVVRVLADNGAPLDPERIYSIAINDFMIDDPEGASLARTISVEMLTTRDIDMLASYLQGLPQPVRGDTTERIRAVGAGAAK, from the coding sequence ATGGGACGCCTGCCTTCGCTTTTCACCGCGGCTGCGCTGACACTGGCCGCGGTTACCCCCCTGCCAGCGCAGTCGGGACGGTTTGATCTGGTCATTGCCGCGACCACCGACGTACACGGACGTTTGCGGGGCTGGGATTATTACGCCAACGCGGCCGACCCGGCGCGTAGCTTGGCCGGAGCGGCGACGATCGTGGACTCGGTCCGCGCCGCCAACCCCGGCCGCGTTCTGCTGGTCGAGGGCGGCGATATTCTCTCGGGAAATCCGCTGCTGTATGTCGCGGCCAAGGTCGCGCCGCCGCCGGTCCATCCGGTCATCGCCGCGATGAACGTGATGCGCTACGACGCGGCCGTGATCGGGAATCACGAATTCAACTACGGCGTGCCGGCCCTGCGGGCGGCCATCGCCAAGGCGGCCTTCCCCTTTGTGGCGGCCAATGTGCGCGACGGGCAGGGGCGCCCGTTCGTTGCCCCATACACGCTGATCGACCGGCGCGGGGTAAACATCGCGATCATCGGCGGGACCACGCCGGGATCGATGCTCTGGGATCGCGACCATCTGCGCGAGGCCGGCCTCACGGTGACCGACATCGTGACCTCGGTGCGCGCGGCGGTTGCTGAGGTGCGAAAGCGCAAAGCGGACGTGGTCGTCGTGCTGCTGCACTCGGGACTGGACGGCGCCGCGTCGTACGACACGGTCGCGACGGGTCTCGCCTCAGAAAACGTGGCGGCGCGGGTGCCCCGCGAGATCGACGGGATCAATCTGGTCGTGTACGGCCATTCGCATGCCGAGCTGGTGGACTCCACGATCAACGGTGCGCTGTTGGTGCAGCCGCGCAACTGGGCCGCCTCGGTGGCGCTGGCCACGCTGACGCTCGAGAAGTCGAAGGGGAAGTGGGGCGTCGTGAAGCACCGCGGCCAGTCCGTGAAGGTGGCGGGCCATGCCGAGTCGCCGGCTGTGCTGGCGGCGTCGGCGGTCACGCACAAGGCCACGGTCACGTGGGTTTCCACACCGGTCGGCCGTACGGCGGTCCGGTGGCGGGCCGACAGCGCGCGCGTGGTGGATGCCCCGATCACCGATCTGATCAACGAAGTGATGCGCCGCGAGTCGGGCGCCGACCTGTCGGCCACCGCGGCGTTCTCGCTTGACGCGTCGCTGGATACGGGCGCGGTCACGCAGGCGGCCTTGTCGCGACTGTATCCGTACGAGAACACGCTGCGCGCGGTGCGCATTACGGGCGCCCAACTGCGCGCGTTTCTCGAACAGTCGGCTTTGTACTACCGCACGCTGGCGCCCGATGGTTCGGCCCCGGCCGGAGGTCTGGTCGACCCCAAGATCCCCGGCTTCAACTTCGACGTGGTGAGCGGGGTCGACTACGTCATCGATGTGTCGAAGCCTGCTGGCGCCCGCATCACGTCGCTCACGCGGAACGGGCGCGCCGTGCAGCCCACGGACTCGTTCACGATGGCGCTCAACAATTACCGGCAGAGCGGTGGCGGCGGCTACGCCATGCTGGCCACTGCGCCGGTGGTGTTTCAGAAGGACATCGACATCCGCTCACTGATCATCGACGACGTGACGAAGGCGGGCACGCTCGATCCGGCCAAGTACGCGACCACGAACTGGCGCCTCGAGCCGGCCGCCGCGCGGGCGTTGGCGTATCGCGAGCAGAATCGCGGCCGGGCCGCTGAAGCCGCCGGCGGCGCGCCAACGGCCGTTCCGTCATCGGCCGTTCCGCCATCGACCGCTGCGGCCACGCCGCAGGGACGCACGCTGCGCGTGATCAGCATGAGTGATTTCCACGGCGCGCTGTCGAACCGCCCGGATGATCGTGGGCGTTCACAGGGCGGCGCGGTGGCGCTTTCGGCGGCCATCGAGAAGGCACAGCGCGAATGCACCGGTCAGTGCCAAAGCGTGGTGGTCGATGCCGGCGACCTGTTCTCCGGCGCTCCGGCCTCGGACTGGGATGCGGGCAAGCCCACGGTGGCGGTGTTCAATCGTCTCCACGTGGCTGCCGGTGCGATCGGCAATCACGAGTTCGATTTCGGACAGGACACGCTCCGCATGCGCTTGAAGGAGCTCAAGTACGCGGTCCTGGGCGCGAACGTGCGCGGCGCCGATGGCCGCCTGCTCCCATGGATGCGGGCCGATACCGTCGTAGTGCGTGGCGGCGTGCGGATCGGTCTCATCGGCACGGCCGGCGAGCATACGGCCACGTCCACCAAAGTGCGAAACGTGCGCCAGCTCAAATTTCTCGACGCCGCCCCAATCATCAGCGAGCGGGTGCGCGCGCTGCGCGCCGGCGGCGCGCAGATCGTGGTCGCGATGGCGCACGACGGTGCCCGCTGTGACCGAGACAAGCCCGAGGTCTGCTCGGGCGGCGGTCTCGACATCGTCGACAAATTGACCGACATGCCCGACGTATTCGTCATGGGGCACTCGCACACGAATATCGTGCTACGGCGTCGTGACATGCCGGTGGTGCAGACGTCATCGAACGGCCGCGCCATCGCGGTGGTCGACGTTCCGCTGGACGGCGAAGTCGCACGCGCCGAGATCCGCAACGTGTACGGAGAGGATCGCGCCGGCGCCGATCCGGTCGTCGATTCCATTGTCACGGCGGCCACGCGCAAGGTGCAGGTCCGCATGGAGCGACCGGTCGCCACCCTGGCCGTGGCCTTCCTCCGCCGCGGCAATCAGCACGCGTTGGGGAACTTGGTGGCCGACGCCGCGCGGGTGAAGGGTAATGCCGACTTCGGCGCGTGGAACAGTGGCGGCATTCGCACCGATCTCCCCGCCGGACCCATCAACTTTGGCGGTGTGCACGGTATCTCGCCCTTCGGGAACGTGCTGGTGCGCATCCGGCTGCGTGGGCGGGACGTGCCCCTCGCGGCGGAACGCTGGGTGTGGAATGGCCGCGCGAATTCGCATGTGAGTGGGATGACGATCGAATTCGACCCTGCCAAGCCACAAGGCAAGCGCGTGGTGCGTGTGCTCGCGGACAACGGCGCGCCGCTCGACCCCGAACGAATTTACTCGATTGCCATCAACGATTTCATGATCGACGATCCTGAAGGGGCTTCACTGGCGCGCACGATTTCCGTTGAAATGCTGACGACGCGAGACATCGACATGCTCGCCAGCTATCTGCAGGGACTGCCGCAGCCGGTACGCGGCGACACGACCGAACGTATTCGCGCCGTTGGCGCGGGAGCAGCAAAATGA
- a CDS encoding M48 family metallopeptidase, translating into MRENTRRNRKMAIIGLAAAFGVTACVPATQEEVAMGNDYAQQVERELPMIRDPDIVRYINVLGDSIARVSDDRSLTWRFNVVDQPEINAFAVPGGHIYVYRGLIEKTTNMSELAGVLGHEIAHVTQRHSMQQMAKAQRANIGLTGLCLFVPSACQGVAGAAVQVGAQAGFAKFSRNDEASADRYGVTYVTRAGIDPRGMPSMFRILIAERQRNPSGVDAFFASHPIEESRVANTESEIQKINAVVLRSLTRDTRAFQTFKSRLAGLPRTPAKR; encoded by the coding sequence ATGCGTGAGAATACACGACGGAACCGCAAGATGGCGATCATCGGCCTCGCGGCTGCTTTCGGTGTGACGGCCTGTGTGCCGGCCACTCAGGAAGAGGTGGCCATGGGCAATGACTACGCGCAGCAGGTCGAGCGCGAGCTGCCTATGATCCGCGACCCGGACATCGTGCGGTACATCAACGTGCTGGGCGACTCCATTGCGCGGGTCTCCGACGATCGGAGCCTGACCTGGCGCTTCAACGTGGTTGACCAGCCGGAGATCAACGCGTTCGCCGTGCCCGGCGGCCATATCTACGTGTACCGTGGCCTCATCGAGAAGACCACGAACATGTCCGAGCTGGCCGGCGTGCTGGGGCACGAGATCGCGCACGTGACGCAGCGCCACAGCATGCAGCAGATGGCCAAAGCGCAGCGGGCCAATATCGGCCTGACCGGCTTGTGTCTGTTTGTGCCCTCGGCCTGCCAAGGCGTGGCGGGAGCCGCCGTACAGGTCGGCGCACAGGCCGGCTTCGCCAAATTCAGTCGCAACGACGAAGCCTCGGCCGATAGGTACGGCGTGACCTACGTAACGCGAGCCGGCATCGACCCGCGCGGCATGCCGAGCATGTTCCGCATTCTCATCGCCGAGCGTCAGCGCAATCCGAGTGGCGTCGATGCCTTCTTCGCCTCACACCCGATCGAAGAAAGCCGCGTGGCCAACACCGAGTCCGAGATCCAAAAGATCAATGCGGTGGTGCTCAGGTCGCTCACCCGCGATACCCGCGCCTTCCAGACCTTCAAGTCACGCCTCGCGGGATTGCCGCGAACCCCTGCCAAACGGTAA
- a CDS encoding NAD-dependent deacylase, with amino-acid sequence MAASDPLLERRRVASPPPTDPQTRAEALSVAARALRAAEHVCVLSGAGVSAESGIPTFRDALTGLWAKYSPRELATPDAFAAHPNRVWQWYAARRTMVRSALPNPAHQALVTLASRVAHCTLVTQNVDDLHERAGSHDVISLHGSLMRARCSAGCPGTLVPSEAQASEPPLCLTCGALMRPDVVWFGEPMPMKEFEAARNAAVACDVFLSVGTSNVVEPAASLPWISATHGATVIVVNPTMEGQRRGPSILPIEGPAGVMLPRLIAEAFAGRRARRHESNAPPIRNHAAPPPSAAQLSVEPATADQPSD; translated from the coding sequence ATGGCTGCCTCTGATCCCCTGCTCGAGCGTCGACGCGTCGCGTCGCCCCCTCCCACTGATCCGCAAACCCGCGCCGAGGCCCTTTCGGTCGCGGCCCGAGCCCTGCGCGCGGCGGAGCACGTCTGCGTGCTTTCCGGCGCGGGCGTCTCGGCCGAAAGCGGCATACCCACCTTTCGCGATGCGCTGACCGGACTCTGGGCGAAGTACTCGCCGCGGGAGCTGGCCACGCCCGACGCCTTCGCAGCGCACCCGAATCGCGTGTGGCAGTGGTATGCCGCCCGTCGCACGATGGTGCGGTCGGCGCTGCCCAATCCGGCGCACCAAGCGCTGGTGACACTGGCGTCGCGGGTCGCGCATTGCACCCTGGTCACCCAGAACGTCGATGACCTGCATGAGCGCGCCGGCTCACATGACGTGATCAGTCTGCACGGGTCGTTGATGCGGGCCCGCTGCAGCGCGGGGTGCCCCGGCACGCTGGTGCCCAGCGAGGCTCAGGCGTCCGAGCCGCCGCTCTGTCTGACTTGCGGTGCGCTCATGCGTCCTGACGTCGTCTGGTTCGGTGAGCCGATGCCGATGAAGGAGTTCGAGGCCGCGCGCAACGCCGCCGTGGCCTGCGACGTCTTCCTCTCGGTCGGCACGTCAAACGTGGTCGAGCCGGCGGCGTCATTGCCGTGGATATCGGCTACCCACGGGGCGACGGTGATCGTGGTGAATCCGACCATGGAGGGGCAGCGCCGCGGACCCAGCATTCTGCCGATCGAAGGGCCGGCAGGAGTGATGCTGCCACGCCTGATTGCGGAGGCCTTTGCCGGTCGTCGCGCCCGTCGCCACGAATCGAATGCCCCGCCGATCCGTAATCACGCGGCTCCCCCTCCCTCCGCGGCTCAGCTCTCTGTCGAGCCGGCTACGGCGGATCAGCCGTCCGATTAG
- a CDS encoding ATP-binding protein, with protein MRLAQRIVVNSFVVATLLVGIVLFAVERRVTERVRAEEPTAAASADEFLSKVRRDIVIAGFAALLVGVALAQVLAAPVARPIEELRDVARGLAAGDLTQRPSRAIAGGEVGDLAEALRRLAEQLEARLQALHGEEALLVALTESLNEGVIAVDARQRVVRINETARQLLRLREPVPFPADFLPRDRTLREALAAVLSGSDAVPDEVRVDDRTLSLTARPLPGGGAVLALYDLTPVRRLEAVRRDFVANVSHELRTPLTVIGGFVETLQDEALPAELRRQFLAMCEGNVRRMQRIVDDLLDLSRIESGGWVPNPIDLDVAVVAAEVCSPLHAAATAKGVALRTEIGADAGHLYIDPTAARQILSNLAENALRHTTTGEVVLFSQNEDGGTRIGVRDTGTGIGAEHLPRIFERFYRADPGRSREAGGTGLGLAIVRHLAESHGGKVKAESQPGVGTTISAWIPRADAAAD; from the coding sequence ATGAGACTGGCGCAACGGATCGTTGTGAACAGCTTCGTGGTCGCGACGCTGCTCGTCGGCATCGTGCTCTTTGCGGTCGAACGACGCGTCACCGAGCGCGTGCGTGCCGAGGAGCCGACAGCCGCGGCCTCGGCCGACGAGTTTCTGTCCAAAGTGCGTCGCGACATCGTGATCGCCGGTTTCGCCGCCTTGCTGGTCGGCGTGGCCCTCGCGCAGGTCCTTGCCGCCCCCGTCGCGCGCCCCATCGAAGAACTCCGCGACGTGGCGCGCGGTCTCGCGGCCGGTGATCTCACCCAACGTCCGTCGCGCGCCATCGCTGGTGGTGAAGTGGGCGACCTGGCCGAGGCCCTGCGCCGGCTGGCCGAGCAGCTCGAGGCCCGGTTGCAGGCGCTGCATGGCGAAGAAGCCCTTCTCGTCGCTCTTACCGAATCGCTCAACGAAGGCGTGATCGCCGTCGATGCACGCCAGCGCGTGGTGCGCATCAACGAGACGGCGCGACAGCTCCTGCGCCTCCGCGAACCGGTGCCCTTCCCCGCCGACTTTCTGCCGCGCGACCGTACGCTACGCGAAGCGCTGGCCGCCGTCCTTTCCGGCAGTGATGCCGTGCCCGATGAAGTGCGGGTCGACGATCGCACGCTCTCGCTCACCGCGCGGCCGCTGCCGGGAGGCGGTGCCGTGCTGGCGCTCTACGACCTCACCCCCGTGCGCCGGCTCGAAGCCGTGCGCCGGGATTTCGTGGCGAACGTGTCGCACGAACTCCGCACGCCGCTTACCGTGATCGGCGGCTTCGTGGAGACGCTGCAGGACGAAGCGCTGCCGGCCGAACTGCGTCGCCAGTTCCTCGCGATGTGCGAAGGGAACGTACGGCGCATGCAGCGCATCGTGGATGATCTGCTCGACCTCTCGCGTATCGAATCGGGAGGGTGGGTGCCCAACCCGATCGATCTCGATGTCGCGGTTGTCGCCGCTGAGGTGTGCTCCCCGTTGCACGCGGCGGCGACCGCGAAGGGCGTGGCGCTGCGTACCGAGATCGGCGCCGACGCCGGTCATCTGTACATCGACCCCACCGCGGCGCGACAGATTCTCAGCAACCTGGCCGAAAACGCGCTGCGCCACACCACGACCGGTGAGGTCGTACTCTTCTCGCAGAACGAGGACGGCGGCACTCGGATCGGCGTGCGCGACACCGGCACCGGCATCGGGGCCGAACACCTGCCCCGCATCTTCGAGCGCTTCTACCGGGCGGATCCGGGTCGTTCGCGCGAGGCCGGTGGTACGGGATTGGGTCTCGCGATCGTACGGCACCTGGCCGAATCGCATGGAGGTAAGGTGAAGGCCGAATCGCAGCCCGGCGTCGGGACCACGATCTCGGCCTGGATCCCTCGCGCGGACGCGGCGGCGGACTAA